The window GGATTGAACCCGTGACCTCACCCTTACCAAGGGTGTGCTCTACCACTGAGCTACAAAGGCGGGATGTGGTTCCTTGTGGCAAACACCTATGACATTATAGCAAAAAAATTAAGAAAAGACAAGTGGGTATTGGGGATTGAAGAGAGACAGGAAAATAGGAATAAGTTGTTGTTTTGCCTGGGAGATGGAAGCAGTGGGGCAGTAATTGCTAAGACGGGTGACTTTTTTGTCTTTGATGCCACAGGGGATAATAAAGTCAAAGCCGGACAAGTCACAGTTGATGTTGACGGCGAAACCGTGCATTGTTATCCAGCGTTTGACTTTAATGCCAATAGCGGCTATTTTCTCATCCCCTACCCAGACGCCTGTTAAACCTGGGATTCTTCTGCCGCTGATGCCATATTTGGCCAACAGTTGGATCACCACCTCTTCTAGTTGTCGGAGGTACCAATGTAGGTCTTGCTTGTACATACGTAAATCCAGGATAGGGTAGCATACTAGTTGTCCTGGACAGTGGTAGGTCACCTCGCCGCCTCTTTCCACGCGGTAGACTTTCCCTGGGAGGGAGTGTGGGGGGAAAAGGAGGTTCTCCAGACTGGCACCTCTCCCCAGGGTGTAGACGGGGGGGTGTTCGGCGAGAAGGAGGGTATCGGGGTATTGCGGGTTTTGGAGTTTAGCCTGGACTAGTTGTTTTTGGTATTGCCAGGCTTCTTCATAGGGGATTAATTGTAAATCCTCTACTTGTATTTTCCTTTTTCCTTCCCTCATGGTTTGGGGGGTTTATTGGGAGAGGGTGCGACGTTTGAACACCATTTCGTAGACTTCAATGATGTCTCCCACTTGCCACTGATGGAATTTGTCTACACTAATACCGCATTCAAAACCGGCCGCCACCTCCTTCACGTCATCTTTGAAACGACGCAGGGAGTCTAGGGTGCCTTTGTATATTTCTTGGCCGTTGCGTATTACTCTCAGGTTACGGTTGCGTACCACCTTTCCTTCAAGCACATAACAACCGGCCACCGCCCCCTTGCTTACCGGGAATACGGCTCTTACTTCGGCTTTTCCGAGGAACTGCTCTACCTCCTCGGGCTCTAGCAGCCCCTCCATTGCCGCTTGAATATCATCTTTTAGCCTATAAATTATGTTGTATTGCCTTATGTCTACATGATAACGTTCAGCGGCCTCTCTAGCGCCGGGGGCCAGGGTGGTGTTGAAGCCAATTATGACGGCGCCACTGGCGGCTGCCAAATCCACGTCGGTTTCGGTAATTTCGCCGGCTGCTGAGAGAAGTACTCGTATTTGTACCTCTTCTTGGGGCAGAGTCTTCAACTCTTGTAAAATAGCCTCTACTGAGCCCTGCACGTCGGCTTTGAGGATGAGATTGAGTTCTTTTAGTTCTCCTTTTTGAGCCTTGGCCGAGAGGGTGCTCAAACTTACCCGACGGGAGGCTTGGAGCTGTAGACGGTAGTCTCTCTTCTCCTCGGCTCGTTTTTCTGCAACGGTTCTTGCCTCTTTTTCATTAAGATATACCTCAAACTCGTCACCGGCTTCAGGCAACTCGTTGAAACCCAACACCTCTACGGGGAAGGAAGGACCTGCGGCTTCCACTTTCTGGCCGCGATCGTTCATCATAGCCCTGATTTTGCCCCAGGTAGCGCCAGCCACTACTATGTCTCCCACCCTGAGAGTACCGTTTTGTACCAGTAGGGTAGCCACATTGCCACGGGTGCGATCCAAGTGAGCTTCCAGTACTGTTCCTTTGGCAGGGCGTTCAGGGTTGGCATATAGTTCTTCCACCTCTGCCACTAAGAGAAGCATTTCCAGAAGAGTATCTAGGTTTTCCCCTGTCAGGGCGCTCACGGGCACCATTACCGTATCGCCACCCCATTCTTCGGGCACTAGTCCCAATTCTGCCAATTCTTGTTTTACCCTTTCTGGGTTAGCTCCAGGCTTATCTATCTTGTTGATGGCCACCACAATGGGTACTCCGGCGGCTTTGGCGTGACTTATAGCCTCTTTTGTTTGCGGCCTAACCCCGTCATCTGCGGCCACTACCAGTACGGCAATATCTGTCACTTTTGCCCCTCTTGCCCTCATGGCGGTGAAGGCCTCGTGCCCTGGGGTATCTAGGAACACTATTTGTTCTATCTTTCCTTCATGTTCTACGTCCACATAGTACGCGCCTATATG is drawn from Geminocystis sp. M7585_C2015_104 and contains these coding sequences:
- the lipB gene encoding lipoyl(octanoyl) transferase LipB, with translation MREGKRKIQVEDLQLIPYEEAWQYQKQLVQAKLQNPQYPDTLLLAEHPPVYTLGRGASLENLLFPPHSLPGKVYRVERGGEVTYHCPGQLVCYPILDLRMYKQDLHWYLRQLEEVVIQLLAKYGISGRRIPGLTGVWVGDEKIAAIGIKVKRWITMHGFAVNINCDLSGFDFIIPCGIKDKKVTRLSNYCPTASISQAKQQLIPIFLSLFNPQYPLVFS
- the infB gene encoding translation initiation factor IF-2 — translated: PPATPQKPVLKSPPALKKPNYPPAVEEKKTTAAPEETEEAKKQKSKPGNLRRDKGAPTPPRRGKPGEKPPLKEEKTTTQVVAPATTKGTEEKEGEQKPKLAPKPTLKKPPQRPVTPPVEGEVPETKAKGEEEELEAAEELLLEKPKVRKPKQKKGPERTRDEDEEELIVRKEAKKGKKRRALFLDEEEEEELEELFEEEEEESPVLSLALARPPKPPKEAEKDKAKATTAKKPTGAKKEKPEAKVEKKAKEEEEKPPEFIVLNRPPTCAELAEMLKVPPTEIITKLFYKGIAVTITQTLDLETAKMVASELGVEVITEEEEKPTATKTEMLTEADLDNLQKRPPVVTIMGHVDHGKTTLLDAIRKTKVAQTEAGGITQHIGAYYVDVEHEGKIEQIVFLDTPGHEAFTAMRARGAKVTDIAVLVVAADDGVRPQTKEAISHAKAAGVPIVVAINKIDKPGANPERVKQELAELGLVPEEWGGDTVMVPVSALTGENLDTLLEMLLLVAEVEELYANPERPAKGTVLEAHLDRTRGNVATLLVQNGTLRVGDIVVAGATWGKIRAMMNDRGQKVEAAGPSFPVEVLGFNELPEAGDEFEVYLNEKEARTVAEKRAEEKRDYRLQLQASRRVSLSTLSAKAQKGELKELNLILKADVQGSVEAILQELKTLPQEEVQIRVLLSAAGEITETDVDLAAASGAVIIGFNTTLAPGAREAAERYHVDIRQYNIIYRLKDDIQAAMEGLLEPEEVEQFLGKAEVRAVFPVSKGAVAGCYVLEGKVVRNRNLRVIRNGQEIYKGTLDSLRRFKDDVKEVAAGFECGISVDKFHQWQVGDIIEVYEMVFKRRTLSQ